The DNA region AAGCAGCTCAAGCCGAAACTGGACAGCGCTGTGGAAGAAGTCATCAAGAAAGGTGCTTTTGACCTGGTCTTCGAGCGTGGCGCAGTGATTGATGTCAAACCGCAGTACGACATCACTCGCCAGGTTATCGAGCGCATGAATCAGCTGAAGTAACCATGACAGCGACTATAAAGCTCGGCCAGTTGGCCGAGTTCCTCGGCGCCACACTGCGTGGCGACCCGGAGAAAGAAATTACTGGGCTAGCCACTTTGCAAGAGGCTGGCCCAGCTCAGTTGAGCTTTCTCGCAAACCCCCAATACCGTAAATACCTGCCTGACAGTCGGGCCGCAGCCCTGTTGCTGAAAGCCGCTGACGCTGAAGGTTTTGCAGGTGATTCGCTGGTGGTGCCTGATCCCTATCTGGCCTACGCGCGGGTTTCCCATCTGTTCGATCCCAAGCCAAAGGCGGCTGCCGGTATTCATCCGACAGCAGTGGTGGCAGCGGATGCAGTGGTCGATCCAGCGGCGAGCATTGGTGCTTTTGCGGTGATCGAAAGCTGCGCACGTATTGCTGCGGGTGTGACCGTTGGCGCGCACTGCTTCATTGGTGCCCGCTGCGAGATTGGCGAGGGCGGCTGGCTGGCCCCGCGAGTCACGCTGTACCACGATGTTCGCATCGGTAAACGGGTGGTGATTCAATCGGGTGCCGTACTCGGTGGCGAAGGTTTCGGTTTTGCCAACGAGAAAGGTGTCTGGCAGAAAATCGCTCAGATCGGTGGTGTGCTGGTCGGTGACGACGTGGAGATTGGCGTGAATACCGCTATCGATCGCGGTGCACTGGCCGATACCGTTCTGGGTAACGGGGTGAAACTCGACAACCAGATTCAGATCGCCCACAACGTCCAGGTCGGTGATCACACCGCCATGGCCGCGTGCGTGGGGATCTCCGGCAGCACCAAAATCGGCAAGCATTGCATGCTCGCCGGTGGCGTAGGGCTGGTGGGGCATATCGAAATTTGCGACAACGTTTTCATCACCGGGATGACCATGGTGACCCACTCGATTACCGAAAAGGGTTCCTATTCTTCCGGTACAGCCATGCAACCGGCAGCCGAGTGGCGCAAAAGCGCGGCACGCATCCGTCAGCTCGACGACATCGCGCGGCGGTTGCGACAGCTGGAAAAGCGTGTAGGGGAAGTGACCCCTGACGGTAATGCTTCATCAGATGGCTGATACCATTTCCATATCAAGTGTGCACAGCCGCTAGACTGCCTCCTTGATTTGCTAGAGGGGTGCGCGTCAGTCGCGCCTCCCAATCTTTACATAGGCTTCCCCCCGAAATGATGGACATCAACGAGATTCGCGAATACCTGCCCCACCGTTACCCGTTCCTGCTGGTGGACCGAGTCGTGGAACTGGATGTGGAAGGCAAGCGCATTCGCGCCTACAAGAATGTCAGCATCAACGAACCCTTCTTCAATGGTCACTTCCCCGCGCATCCAATCATGCCGGGCGTATTGATCATCGAAGCGATGGCTCAGGCTGCCGGGATCCTTGGTTTCAAAATGCTCGACGTGAAACCGGCCGACGGCACCCTTTATTACTTTGTTGGCTCCGACAAGCTGCGCTTCCGCCAGCCGGTGTTGCCAGGCGACCAACTGATCCTGGAAGCCAAATTCCTGAGCTGCAAGCGTCAGATCTGGAAGTTCGAGTGCCAGGCTTCGGTCGATGGCAAGCCAGTCTGCTCTGCTGAAATCATCTGCGCGGAACGCAAACTATGAGTTTGATTGACCCTCGCGCAATCATCGAACCGACGGCTATCCTGGCCGACGGCGTCGAGGTCGGCCCTTGGTCGATCATCGGTGCAGGTGTGGAAATCGGCGAGGGGACAGTGATCGGGCCGCATGTGATTCTCAAAGGCCCGACCCGAATCGGAAAGCACAACCGCATCTACCAGTTTTCTTCGGTAGGCGAGGACACGCCCGATCTGAAATACAAGGGTGAAGAAACCCGTCTGGTCATCGGTGACCACAACGTCATCCGTGAAGGCGTGACGATTCACCGTGGGACCGTTCAGGACCGTTCTGAAACAACCCTGGGCGATCACAATCTGATCATGGCCTATGCCCACATCGGCCACGACAGCGTCATCGGCAACCACTGCATCCTGGTCAACAACACTGCGTTGGCCGGCCATGTGCACGTTGAAGACTGGGCGATCCTGTCTGGTTTTACCCTGGTTCATCAGTATTGCCATATCGGCGCCCACAGCTTTTCCGGTATGGGCACCGCCATCGGCAAGGACGTCCCAGCGTACGTCACGGTGTTCGGCAACCCGGCCGAAGCTCGCAGCATGAACTTCGAAGGCATGCGTCGTCGCGGTTTCAGCGAAGATGCGATCCACGCGCTGCGTCGTGCCTACAAGGTGGTTTATCGCCAGGGTCTGACGGTCGAGCAAGCGCTCACCGAACTGGCCGAGCCTTCTGATCAGTTCCCGGAAGTCGCGGTGTTCCGTGATTCCATCCAGTCTTCGACCCGCGGCATCACTCGTTAATCATGGCTAATCTGCGTATTGCGCTGGTGGCGGGTGAGGCTTCCGGCGACATTCTTGGCGCGGGTCTCATGCGCGCACTCAAGGCTCAGCACCCGGCAGTCGAGTTCATCGGTGTCGGCGGTCCGCTGATGCAGGCCGAAGGCCTGACCTCGTATTTCCCGATGGAGCGTCTTTCGGTCATGGGCCTGGTGGAAGTGCTTGGCCGATTGCGTGAGCTGATGGCTCGCCGCAAGAAGTTGATCGCCGACCTGATCGCCGAGAAGCCAGATGTGTTCATCGGTATCGATGCCCCGGACTTCAACCTCAATATCGAACTCAAGCTGCGTCAGGCCGGGATCAAGACCGTGCATTACGTTAGCCCGTCGGTTTGGGCGTGGCGGCAGAAACGGGTGCTGAAGATTCGCGAAGGCTGCGACCTGATGCTGACGCTGTTCCCGTTCGAAGCGAAATTCTATGAAGAGAAGGGCGTGCCGGTGCGGTTTGTCGGGCACTCACTGGCCGATGCGATCCCGCTAGAAGCCGATCGTGCCGCCGCGCGGGCTGAACTCGGCTTGCCCGACGGGCCGCTGGTTGCTCTGATGCCGGGCAGCCGTGGTGGCGAAGTTGGCCGTCTCGGTGCGTTGTTCCTCGATACCGCCCAGCGTCTGCGAGCCCTGCGCCCTGGTGTGCGGTTCGTCATGCCTTGCGCCGGCCCCGAGCGCCGCAAGCAACTTGAAGAGCTGCTGGCGGGCCGAGATCTGCCGTTGACATTGCTCGATGGCAAATCCCATCTGGCCCTGGCAGCCTGCGACGCGGTACTGATTGCCTCCGGAACGGCGACCCTGGAAGCGTTGTTGTACAAACGGCCGATGGTGGTCGCGTACCGCTTGGCACCGCTGACGTTCTGGATTCTCAAGCGCATGGTGAAAAGTCCCTACATCTCCTTGCCGAACCTGCTGGCCCAGCGCCTGTTGGTGCCCGAGTTGTTGCAGGACGATGCGACCGTTGAAGCCTTGGCCCAGACGCTGTCGCCACTGATCGAAGGCGGTGAAGAACAGACCCGCGGCTTCGATGAAATTCACCGTACCTTACGTCTGGACGCCTCCAATCAGGCGGCGGACGCGGTACTGAACCTGATCGGCAAAACACAATGAGCAAAGCAAGCATTCAGATGGGCCTGGACTTCACCCTGGTCGCCGAAGTTGAAGATTTGGTCGCTGGCGTTGACGAAGTCGGTCGCGGCCCACTTTGTGGTGCGGTGGTGACAGCCGCGGTAATCCTCGATCCGAACCGTCCGATTCTGGGCCTGAATGATTCGAAGAAGCTCACCGAAACACGCCGCGAAAAACTCTACGACGAGATCTGCGAAAAAGCCCTGAGCTGGTGCATCGCCCGGGCTGAAGTCGAAGAAATCGACGAGCTGAACATTCTCCACGCCACCATGCTGGCCATGCAGCGCGCCGTCGAAGGTCTGCACATCACGCCGAAACTGGCGATGATCGATGGCAATCGTTGCCCGAAGCTGTCGATGCGCGCCGAAGCAGTGGTGCAGGGCGATGGTAAGGTACCGGCCATCGCGGCAGCGTCGATTCTGGCCAAGGTCAGCCGCGACCGCGAGATGGCAGCGTTCGAATTGATTTACCCGGGTTACGGCATCGGTGGCCACAAAGGCTACCCGACGCCGGTTCATCTGGAGGCGCTGGCCCGCTTGGGGCCAACGCCGATTCACCGCCGCTCGTTCGCCCCGGTACGCCTGGCTTACGAGGCGCGGGAAAACCTGATCGAGAGTTAGTCGCAAGGCTGATGTTTTTGCCAAGGCCCGGTACAATCCGGGCCTTGTTGTCTTCACGTTTCTAGTTTCTAGACAGGATCACTATGCCGGCTTCATTCGTTCATCTACGCCTGCACACTGAGTATTCCCTGGTCGACGGTCTGGTGCGGATCAAACCGCTGGTCAAGACCCTGGTCGGCATGAACATGCCTGCCGTAGCGGTCACGGACCAGAACAACATGTGTTCCCTGGTCAAATTCTATAAAGCCGCCATGGGTGCCGGGATCAAGCCGATCTGCGGCGCCGACCTCTGGCTGTCGAACAAGGATCCGGATAACGCTCTGAGCCGGATCAGTCTGTTGGCGATGAACGCCGTGGGTTATCGCAACCTCACCGAACTGATCTCCCGCGGCTTCATCGACGGCCAGCGCAATGGGTCGGTCATCATCGAGCGCGAGTGGGTGGCCGAAGCCAGCGAAGGCTTGATCATGCTGTCGGCGGCGAAAGAAGGCGAGATCGGTCTGGCGATGCTCAGTGGCAACCCGGCCGAAGCGGAAAACCTGGCACGCGAATGGATGGCCGTGTTCCCGGATCGTTTCTATCTGGAGATCCAGCGCACCAACCGCCCCAACGACGAAGAACAGTTGCACGGTGCCGTAGCCCTCGCTGAAAAAATCGGTGCGCCGCTGGTCGCTACCAACGACGTGCGCTTCATCAAGCAGGAAGACTTCGCCGCTCACGAAACTCGCGTTTGCATCGGTGAGGGCCGTGCCCTCGATGATCCGCGGCGTTCGAAAAATTACAGCGATCAGCAATACCTCAAAAGCGCCGAGGAAATGGCCGAGTTGTTCAGCGACATTCCCGAAGCGCTGGAAAACACCGTCGAGATTGCCAAGCGCTGCAACATTGAAGTGAAGCTGGGCACTCACTTCCTGCCCAACTTCCCGATCCCCGATGGCATGACCATCGACGAGTATTTCCGCAAGGTTTCCTTCGATGGTCTGGAAGATCGCCTCAGCGTTCTGCTGCCCAAGGACACCACCGAAGACTACGAAACCAAGCGTCAGGTCTACGTCGACCGGCTGAATTTCGAGCTGGATATCATCATCCAGATGGGTTTCCCCGGTTACTTCCTGATCGTTATGGACTTTATCCAGTGGGCCAAGAGTAACGGCGTGCCGGTAGGTCCAGGCCGTGGATCGGGTGCCGGGTCGCTGGTGGCCTACGTGCAGAAGATCACCGACCTTGACCCGCTGGAATATGACCTGCTGTTCGAACGTTTCCTTAACCCGGAACGGGTATCCATGCCC from Pseudomonas sp. ACM7 includes:
- the lpxD gene encoding UDP-3-O-(3-hydroxymyristoyl)glucosamine N-acyltransferase, which translates into the protein MTATIKLGQLAEFLGATLRGDPEKEITGLATLQEAGPAQLSFLANPQYRKYLPDSRAAALLLKAADAEGFAGDSLVVPDPYLAYARVSHLFDPKPKAAAGIHPTAVVAADAVVDPAASIGAFAVIESCARIAAGVTVGAHCFIGARCEIGEGGWLAPRVTLYHDVRIGKRVVIQSGAVLGGEGFGFANEKGVWQKIAQIGGVLVGDDVEIGVNTAIDRGALADTVLGNGVKLDNQIQIAHNVQVGDHTAMAACVGISGSTKIGKHCMLAGGVGLVGHIEICDNVFITGMTMVTHSITEKGSYSSGTAMQPAAEWRKSAARIRQLDDIARRLRQLEKRVGEVTPDGNASSDG
- the fabZ gene encoding 3-hydroxyacyl-ACP dehydratase FabZ, coding for MMDINEIREYLPHRYPFLLVDRVVELDVEGKRIRAYKNVSINEPFFNGHFPAHPIMPGVLIIEAMAQAAGILGFKMLDVKPADGTLYYFVGSDKLRFRQPVLPGDQLILEAKFLSCKRQIWKFECQASVDGKPVCSAEIICAERKL
- the lpxA gene encoding acyl-ACP--UDP-N-acetylglucosamine O-acyltransferase, whose amino-acid sequence is MSLIDPRAIIEPTAILADGVEVGPWSIIGAGVEIGEGTVIGPHVILKGPTRIGKHNRIYQFSSVGEDTPDLKYKGEETRLVIGDHNVIREGVTIHRGTVQDRSETTLGDHNLIMAYAHIGHDSVIGNHCILVNNTALAGHVHVEDWAILSGFTLVHQYCHIGAHSFSGMGTAIGKDVPAYVTVFGNPAEARSMNFEGMRRRGFSEDAIHALRRAYKVVYRQGLTVEQALTELAEPSDQFPEVAVFRDSIQSSTRGITR
- the lpxB gene encoding lipid-A-disaccharide synthase, with translation MANLRIALVAGEASGDILGAGLMRALKAQHPAVEFIGVGGPLMQAEGLTSYFPMERLSVMGLVEVLGRLRELMARRKKLIADLIAEKPDVFIGIDAPDFNLNIELKLRQAGIKTVHYVSPSVWAWRQKRVLKIREGCDLMLTLFPFEAKFYEEKGVPVRFVGHSLADAIPLEADRAAARAELGLPDGPLVALMPGSRGGEVGRLGALFLDTAQRLRALRPGVRFVMPCAGPERRKQLEELLAGRDLPLTLLDGKSHLALAACDAVLIASGTATLEALLYKRPMVVAYRLAPLTFWILKRMVKSPYISLPNLLAQRLLVPELLQDDATVEALAQTLSPLIEGGEEQTRGFDEIHRTLRLDASNQAADAVLNLIGKTQ
- the rnhB gene encoding ribonuclease HII; its protein translation is MQMGLDFTLVAEVEDLVAGVDEVGRGPLCGAVVTAAVILDPNRPILGLNDSKKLTETRREKLYDEICEKALSWCIARAEVEEIDELNILHATMLAMQRAVEGLHITPKLAMIDGNRCPKLSMRAEAVVQGDGKVPAIAAASILAKVSRDREMAAFELIYPGYGIGGHKGYPTPVHLEALARLGPTPIHRRSFAPVRLAYEARENLIES